The Gloeomargarita sp. SRBZ-1_bins_9 region CCGCACCAGAGCCTCCAGTTCCGGGGCTACCCCCCCCATGCGCACCAAAGCCAGCAACGGCGCCTTAACCACCACCCCCGACAACAGAGCCGACACCGGCGCCGCCACCTCCGCGTGGGTCATGGGCAACCAGAACCCCAGCAAGAACACCCCCCCCTTGACCAGCAACCCCAGCACCAGCAGCGCCTTCGCCTCCGGGGGCGCCCCCCGCAACCCTTGCCAAGCAAACGAACCCTGGGCCTCGTACACCAACACCGCCCCCACCAGGTAAAACAGCATGGCCACGTTGCTGACAAACAAATAGCGCAGCCCCACCCAGATCAACCGTTCCTGGCCCGTAATCGTCATCAGCAAAAACGCCGCAATCGCCACCACCTCCAGGGCCACATACAAGCTCACCCCATCCGTCACCGCAAACGCCACATTCAAACTGCCGTGCAGGATCAGCAACTGGGCGCAAAAAAAGGGCGTTTGGGTATTCCAGGTTGCAAAGGTCACCGCCAGGGTCACCAGGGCATTGGTCAGGACAAAAAACGCCGCCTGCTCATCCAGCAACAAACTCACCCCAAAGTGATCCAGCAAATGCAGGGATACCGGTGCCTGTCCTCCCAGCAGAGCCACCCCATACCCCAGGGACCCAGCCGCCCCCAAAACACTAAAAAACCGCGCCAACCCCGGGAGCAAATAGGTCAAAAAGGCCAGGAAAAACGCCCCCCCAAGCCAGAGAATCGTTCCCGTATTCATGGGCGGTAATGGCTTTCGATGTCCCCCACCTCCAACGTGGGAAAATCCCGCGCCAATTTCATCACCGCCACCAGCATCAGCGCCTGAATCGAAAGCCCAATCACAATCGCCGTCAAAATCACTCCCTGGGGCACCGGGTCAGCGTACTGCACCGCCCGTCCCGGCGTAAAGATAGGTGTAAAAACCCCCTTTTGGGCCGCCGCCACCACGTAATACGCCACCACCCCCGTACTCATCACATCCATGGCGATGGTTTTCATGAGCAAATTGCGCTTGAGCAGGATACCCCCAAAACCCAACAGGACCGTGGCAAACACACAGGCCTCCAACATATCTTCCCCCCCCCCCGCGTGCCTGCTTTGATCTTATCTTAAGCCGCCTCCACCGCCGTGGGTAGGTTCAATTCCACCAGCGCCTTTTGCAGGGCCAACTTGCGGTCGCTCACCAGGTGGTCGAGGGGTAATCGGTCCAGCAGCCCAAACTTTTGCAGGCGATTGCGCGTCCGCCCCGCCGCCCCCACGATATAGACCACCCGCCCTTTTTCCAGCGCCTCCACCACCATATTCTCAATCGCCAAACAGGCCGTCACCCCCAGCATCGGCACATCCGTCAAATCCAAAATAATCGCCCCCACATTCTGCATCGCCGCATGTTCCCGGGCAATGGCCCTCGCCACCCCAAAAATCATCGGCCCGCTGAGATAAAAAAGCAGCACCTGCCCCTGCGCCTGGGCCAGCAACGCCTTCTCCTCCGGAGTTAAGGGAATCGCATCATCCGCATCCGTAATCGTTTTCACCTCTTTTGATTGCAACTCCGACAGGCGCTCAATCGTCAGCATATTGGCAATAAACACCCCCACAAACACCGCCACGATCAAATCCACCAACACCGTCAACGCCAGCACCGTGTACATAATCAGCGCTGCCCGCCACGACACCACATGCGCCCGCTTCAAGAAACTCCAATCCAAAATATCGATCCCCACCTTCACCGCAATACCCGCCAACACCGCCATTGGGATGTCTTTCATCAAAGGCGCCGCCCCCGCCACGATGGCCAAGAGCACCAACGCCCGCGTCATCCCAGAAATGGCCGTTTTCGCCCCCGTTTGGATATTCACCACCGTTCCCATCGTCGCCCCCGCCCCTGGCAATCCCCCACACAATCCCGAAACAAAATTGCCAATTCCCTGCCCGATTAACTCCTTATTGGAATCATGCTCCGTGCGGGTCAAACTATCGGCAATCACCGCCGTCAACAGCGTATCAATACAACCCAGGATAGCCAGCATAACCGCATCCACGAAAATCGTGCCCATCTGCCCCAGGGTAAAGGTTGGGCGCGTCAAAGTGGGCCATCCTACCGGAATCTCCCCGATCACCCGAATATCCGCATCCTGGAAAAACAGCAACGACACCCCTGTACCGACAATCAGCGCCAACAATTGGGGGGGCACAAAACGCTTCCACCGGTTAGGTGTCAAAAAAATAATCGCCAGGGCCAACGCTGCCAGAAACACCTCATTGGGGTCAATATTGCGCAGCAAGTCTGGGAGCGCCTTAAGCGTGCCGATAACTCCCCCCTTAGGTGTCTCCTGACCCAAAAATGGCCCGATTTGCAAAATGATTAAAATCACCCCAATTCCCGACATGAACCCCGAAATCACGCTATAGGGCATCAGGGTGATGTATTTTCCCAACTTAAACAGGCCCAAAATCACCTGAAAAATCCCCGCCAGCATCACCACCGTAAAGGCCATCGCCAGACCGTTTTCCGGGTTAGCCGCCGTCAAACTGGCCACAATGGTTGTCATAACGACCGTCATCGGTCCGGTGGGTTCCGAAATCAGCGTCGGTGTCCCCCCAAACAGCGCCGCAAAAAAACCCACACAGACCGCCCCGTACAGACCCGCCACCGGATTGCGCACCGCCGCCACCCCAAAGGTGAGCGCCAAGGGAATCGAAACAATCGCCGTTGTGATTCCCCCCAAAATATCCGCCCGCAAATTGCCTAAATGTATCTGGTTGGTGATGGCCATAGGTAAAAATAAACGCTCCTGTACCGGGATAAGCCGGGACTATGTTTACTATAAAGAGAACTGTGGACCTAAGCTCATTAGTCTTATTTATTGTTGTTATCACCGGGTTTGATAGGTATTTACACCGGGGGATAGGGGCTATAGCTACCGCTGCGTAACCCCAAAACCGGTCAGGGGGCCTGCAAGTTTTGTTTCAGCCATTTGAGCAGGGCGACGATGGCGGTGAGCGTTACCCCTAGCACCAGGGACCCCAGCAGCAAGCGGTCAATGCCCTGCCGCAGCAGAACGGCCAACCCCACCAGCGTCATCCCCCACAGCCCCGCCAAGCCCCACACCGGCAGCCAGCTCCGCCCCCAAAACCACACCCATCCCCCCAGCAGCAACCCCACCAGGAGACTCCAGCCCGGCGGCACCGCCCAATACCAACTTACTGCCATCACCCCCAAGCCCATCTCCGCCGCCAACCAAAACACCTGTCCCAGACCTTGCCACCAGGGTTGAGCCATTTGCCGAGAAGGCAAAGGATGGGTGGACGCCACAGCGCCGCTACGGGGGGCGATCGTTGGGGGAGACGTGGGGCGCAGGGGCTTAGAGGAAGGGGGCAACTGGACTTTGCGGGGCATTTGGTTGAGCCGTTCCAAAACCGTCTGGGCGCTGGGGAAGCGTTCTTGTACCACCGTCCGCACCATCCGGTCGAGAATCTGGGCCAACTCAGGACTCACGCGCACCTTATCCCGCCATTGCCAGGTACCCCGGTAGGCGTCGTAGAGTTCCTCCGGCGGCAACCCCGTCAATAACCGCAAACAAGTAACCCCCAACCCGTATAAGTCTGTCGAAGGATAGACTTCTCCTCCGTGGTATTGCTCCGGCGCCGCATAGCCCACCGTGCCGATCGTCGTCCACTTGGAACCAGCAAAAAGGTCCCGTACCGCACCGAAATCCAGCAGATAAATCTTGCCCGTTTGCCGCTGGCGCATGATGTTGGCCGGTTTGATATCTCGGTGGATGATATTGCGGCTGTGGACAAAATCCAGAATGGGCAAAAGCGCCTTGAGTAACTCAATAACTTTTTGTTCTGTGAAGGGGCCAAGCCGTTGCAATTCG contains the following coding sequences:
- a CDS encoding proton-conducting transporter membrane subunit, producing the protein MNTGTILWLGGAFFLAFLTYLLPGLARFFSVLGAAGSLGYGVALLGGQAPVSLHLLDHFGVSLLLDEQAAFFVLTNALVTLAVTFATWNTQTPFFCAQLLILHGSLNVAFAVTDGVSLYVALEVVAIAAFLLMTITGQERLIWVGLRYLFVSNVAMLFYLVGAVLVYEAQGSFAWQGLRGAPPEAKALLVLGLLVKGGVFLLGFWLPMTHAEVAAPVSALLSGVVVKAPLLALVRMGGVAPELEALVR
- a CDS encoding NADH-quinone oxidoreductase subunit K codes for the protein MLEACVFATVLLGFGGILLKRNLLMKTIAMDVMSTGVVAYYVVAAAQKGVFTPIFTPGRAVQYADPVPQGVILTAIVIGLSIQALMLVAVMKLARDFPTLEVGDIESHYRP
- a CDS encoding SulP family inorganic anion transporter; protein product: MAITNQIHLGNLRADILGGITTAIVSIPLALTFGVAAVRNPVAGLYGAVCVGFFAALFGGTPTLISEPTGPMTVVMTTIVASLTAANPENGLAMAFTVVMLAGIFQVILGLFKLGKYITLMPYSVISGFMSGIGVILIILQIGPFLGQETPKGGVIGTLKALPDLLRNIDPNEVFLAALALAIIFLTPNRWKRFVPPQLLALIVGTGVSLLFFQDADIRVIGEIPVGWPTLTRPTFTLGQMGTIFVDAVMLAILGCIDTLLTAVIADSLTRTEHDSNKELIGQGIGNFVSGLCGGLPGAGATMGTVVNIQTGAKTAISGMTRALVLLAIVAGAAPLMKDIPMAVLAGIAVKVGIDILDWSFLKRAHVVSWRAALIMYTVLALTVLVDLIVAVFVGVFIANMLTIERLSELQSKEVKTITDADDAIPLTPEEKALLAQAQGQVLLFYLSGPMIFGVARAIAREHAAMQNVGAIILDLTDVPMLGVTACLAIENMVVEALEKGRVVYIVGAAGRTRNRLQKFGLLDRLPLDHLVSDRKLALQKALVELNLPTAVEAA
- a CDS encoding serine/threonine-protein kinase; the encoded protein is MPGFMDFYCTRPGCPGPLNRLDIDEEKLRSIPQVHCQSCGMPLILAGAYIPIRPLGKGGFGATYLAINRYLPTMEYCVVKHFRPGGMDAEEVAMAKRLFDREARVLQKVGNEHDCIPDLYAYFPLAVPKRDNPKQLQEHFYLVQEYIDGEDLEHELQRLGPFTEQKVIELLKALLPILDFVHSRNIIHRDIKPANIMRQRQTGKIYLLDFGAVRDLFAGSKWTTIGTVGYAAPEQYHGGEVYPSTDLYGLGVTCLRLLTGLPPEELYDAYRGTWQWRDKVRVSPELAQILDRMVRTVVQERFPSAQTVLERLNQMPRKVQLPPSSKPLRPTSPPTIAPRSGAVASTHPLPSRQMAQPWWQGLGQVFWLAAEMGLGVMAVSWYWAVPPGWSLLVGLLLGGWVWFWGRSWLPVWGLAGLWGMTLVGLAVLLRQGIDRLLLGSLVLGVTLTAIVALLKWLKQNLQAP